From Chloroflexota bacterium, the proteins below share one genomic window:
- a CDS encoding PfaD family polyunsaturated fatty acid/polyketide biosynthesis protein, producing the protein MTATVAPPADLSERRSELSGASVLLRHHRILDVQILPGAGFVSLAIGAATAHGGGAWQLQSIRLLRPLPLQPDERAEVCASAERRPDGTLTVRVRSHPAGVDGGWVEHASGIAAPVEPAGRATLDIAAIQARATSVAERAEVYQVYGLSGIMLGPAFQVIERAWIVSQYETIAEVRLGEGAQAALPGHAFNPAMLDGCFQATYGVVLPRILAELPAEGSSPRWTMVPYRIAKLVVHRPLPARVFSHVRLQEQYPTRDLSSVTVADEQGQICLTFELLSVRIALADVLRAAEDASATRRSADEPVAPPAIGPSAPSSMHSSPSDGAPPTLKLAALPPRPALPESLPVSKTPPVAQPPASSAQTSEQLQAVLDDVRAPVLVFRGAAGLRLVSDGNAPSDGGRASDATDELLAWAPALPPERLGHPAFARTHGVRYAYAVGEMANGIASEAMVAAAARARLLAFFGAGGLEPGRVEQAIHRIKELVGPDAPVGFSLLHDVHDLLGSQKVVDLYLQHGIHCVNASAFITLTAPVVQYRVTGLHQRPDGEIVVPNRMFAKISRAEVARRFLEPAPPALVAQLLREGRISEREAELARHISMADDITAEGDSGGHTDRQVLSALLPTIRALRDDVAAQFGYHRPIRVGAAGGLGTPEAVAAAFALGADYVLTGSVNQACVEAGTSGLVREMLAEASSSDVAMAADAGSFEMGSQVQVLRRGTLFAARSQRLLELYRRYGTLADIPERERQQLETTVLRMTLDEIWRSTEEFFSRVDPRQLERAARDEHHKMALVLRWYLGLSSKWAQQGLEDRKVDFQVWCGPAMGAFNTWARGSFLEGLDQRTIVQVAENLMHGAAMLTRRQWLTGQGVPLPAATLNYRPRRFD; encoded by the coding sequence ATGACCGCCACCGTCGCGCCGCCAGCCGACCTCTCCGAGCGCCGCTCCGAGCTGTCCGGCGCGAGCGTCCTGCTGCGCCATCACCGGATTCTCGACGTGCAGATCCTCCCCGGGGCCGGCTTCGTGTCGCTGGCCATCGGCGCGGCGACGGCCCACGGCGGCGGCGCGTGGCAGCTCCAGTCGATTCGCCTGCTCCGGCCGCTGCCGCTGCAGCCCGACGAGCGCGCCGAGGTCTGCGCGTCTGCCGAGCGCCGCCCCGACGGCACGCTGACCGTCCGCGTGCGGAGCCATCCGGCCGGCGTCGACGGCGGCTGGGTCGAGCATGCCAGCGGCATCGCTGCGCCGGTCGAGCCAGCCGGGCGGGCGACGCTCGACATCGCCGCGATTCAAGCGCGCGCAACGAGTGTCGCGGAGCGAGCCGAGGTCTACCAGGTCTACGGACTGTCCGGCATCATGCTCGGGCCGGCGTTTCAGGTGATCGAGCGAGCCTGGATCGTCTCGCAGTACGAGACGATAGCGGAGGTGCGGCTCGGCGAGGGCGCGCAGGCGGCGCTGCCGGGGCATGCCTTCAACCCTGCCATGCTGGACGGCTGTTTTCAGGCGACCTACGGCGTCGTGCTGCCGCGCATCCTGGCCGAGCTGCCAGCCGAGGGGTCGTCGCCGCGGTGGACGATGGTGCCGTACCGGATCGCCAAGCTGGTCGTCCACCGGCCGCTGCCGGCACGCGTGTTCAGCCACGTCCGCCTGCAGGAGCAGTACCCGACGCGCGACCTGTCGTCGGTGACGGTGGCCGACGAGCAGGGACAGATCTGCCTGACGTTCGAGCTGCTCTCGGTGCGGATCGCCCTGGCCGACGTGCTGCGGGCGGCTGAGGACGCCTCGGCCACGCGCCGCTCGGCCGACGAGCCGGTCGCGCCCCCAGCGATTGGTCCCTCCGCGCCATCGTCCATGCATTCGTCTCCGTCGGACGGCGCGCCGCCGACGTTGAAGCTGGCCGCTCTGCCTCCGCGGCCCGCGCTTCCCGAGTCGCTGCCCGTCTCCAAGACGCCTCCTGTTGCCCAGCCGCCCGCATCCTCCGCTCAGACGTCAGAGCAGCTTCAGGCGGTTCTCGACGACGTGCGGGCTCCGGTCCTGGTGTTCCGAGGGGCCGCCGGCCTGCGCCTGGTCAGCGACGGCAACGCGCCGTCCGATGGGGGCCGCGCCAGCGATGCCACGGATGAGCTGCTGGCCTGGGCGCCGGCCCTGCCGCCGGAGCGGCTGGGCCACCCGGCGTTCGCCCGCACCCACGGCGTCCGCTACGCCTACGCCGTCGGCGAGATGGCGAACGGCATCGCGTCCGAGGCGATGGTGGCGGCGGCGGCCAGGGCCCGGCTGCTGGCGTTCTTCGGGGCCGGCGGCCTGGAGCCGGGGCGGGTCGAGCAGGCGATCCACCGCATCAAGGAGCTGGTCGGCCCCGATGCGCCGGTCGGCTTCAGCCTGCTCCACGACGTGCACGACCTGCTCGGCTCGCAGAAGGTCGTCGATCTGTACCTGCAGCACGGCATTCACTGCGTCAACGCCTCGGCGTTCATCACGTTGACCGCGCCGGTGGTGCAGTACCGCGTGACGGGCCTGCATCAACGGCCGGACGGCGAGATCGTCGTGCCGAACCGGATGTTCGCGAAGATCTCGCGGGCCGAGGTGGCGCGGCGCTTCCTCGAACCGGCGCCGCCAGCCCTGGTCGCGCAACTGCTGCGCGAAGGCCGCATCTCCGAGCGCGAGGCCGAGCTGGCCCGCCACATCTCGATGGCTGACGACATCACCGCCGAGGGCGACTCCGGCGGCCACACCGACCGCCAGGTGCTCAGCGCGCTGCTGCCGACGATCCGCGCCCTGCGCGACGACGTGGCGGCGCAGTTCGGCTACCACCGCCCGATCCGCGTCGGGGCGGCCGGCGGGCTGGGCACGCCCGAGGCCGTGGCCGCGGCGTTCGCGCTCGGGGCCGACTACGTGCTGACCGGGTCGGTGAATCAGGCCTGCGTCGAGGCCGGTACGTCGGGGCTGGTGCGCGAGATGCTGGCCGAGGCCAGCTCCAGCGATGTGGCGATGGCCGCCGACGCCGGCTCCTTCGAGATGGGTTCACAGGTGCAGGTGCTCCGGCGCGGCACCCTGTTCGCGGCCCGCAGCCAGCGGCTGCTGGAGCTGTACCGTCGCTACGGCACGCTGGCCGACATCCCCGAGCGCGAGCGCCAGCAGCTCGAAACGACGGTGCTCAGGATGACCCTGGACGAGATCTGGCGCTCGACCGAGGAGTTCTTCAGCCGGGTCGATCCGCGCCAGCTCGAGCGGGCCGCCCGCGACGAGCATCACAAGATGGCGCTGGTGCTGCGCTGGTATCTCGGCCTCTCGTCGAAGTGGGCGCAGCAGGGGCTGGAGGATCGGAAGGTCGATTTCCAGGTGTGGTGCGGCCCGGCCATGGGGGCGTTCAACACCTGGGCGCGCGGAAGCTTCCTGGAGGGTCTCGACCAGCGAACCATCGTCCAGGTGGCCGAGAACCTGATGCATGGGGCGGCGATGCTGACCCGCCGCCAGTGGCTCACGGGGCAGGGCGTGCCGCTGCCGGCCGCGACGCTGAACTACCGTCCGCGCCGCTTCGACTGA
- a CDS encoding SDR family NAD(P)-dependent oxidoreductase produces the protein MPSQNGDASVHRARPMSARVSQSDVVAWMREHLARLLGVAPDDLDPHENFLDLGVDSVQAMALLEVLATALHEQFAPEVFFDHPTLTALSDHLLGAYPEQIGHLVQAAQRERAASPASLPSLPELPNEPTLPATASNGHDGHAPAAQPVQAGAPGQRPSKTIDIAIIGMAGRFPGASDLDRYWANMRDGVDAITDVPKDRWDIDAIYDPDPRAPGKSYLRKGGFLDDVYSFSPLFFHLSPREAAFIDPQQRLFMEIAWETIEGAGYGGASLRGSRTGVYVGVSSGEFLHSMITRQCEMASYVGTGNSPSIIPNRISYYLNLRGPSLALDTACSSSLVAIQLACESLARGETDYALAGAVALTLHHGKWVYFSKAGMLAADGHCKTFDAGANGYVPGEGVAAVLLKPLHAALRDRDTVHGVIRGIAVNQDGRTNGITAPSPRAQRELCQEVYERFEIDPSTISYVEAHGTGTPLGDPIEVSALTQAFGQFTDRKQFCGIGSVKTSIGHLEPVAGVAGLCKVLLSMRHRQLPPTLHFNEVNPHIHFAETPFYLVDRLQPWHSDGPRRATVSAFSFGGVNAHMVVEEPPAAVASPVRGQPRDVEVVTLAATSDTALAAMARRLDEHLEGNPALALADVAFTLNVGREHFDRRLGLVADSIAGLRRDLRRAPDLIASLGAASDGRRRRKVRQPAFAFGGGAADPQTVRTAALLLASEYPQASALFDEAQTLVGALTPGATLLTFQVALARLWMRWGLEPQAVTGAGTDGIAAAIVAGACTFEAGLRQAQAGARSVVADGAGTVPIQPAGSLTEDDYVVIPVEPGQATLRHLAQIAAGAFQAGLELDWQAWHDGTPAGRVPLPTYPFERQRILPPATNPELLQQAALGKAHAGSSLPGETATVEPPAATRPHAVRIEHRNGSAQTGQVDLVLTDAEGRVLSRFSNVALTGDFVALGNGTNGAAAQSPSLPPLPDGVLHEIRWRPSPLPAGGVVPAGCYVVFVEDAASEAVAQALAAAGGSVVRVTPGPEFAEDGADRFQLNPFAPGDHDGLVVTLQERGLKPTFVHLWACEPRRDILGEADAVESRLARGPYSVFALIRAISRRRLGGPPALFVGSTDGQPAAAGVVRPEHAALFGLMRSISQEYAQLRTVHIDLSSDEPPAQVAAAVLGEVAGGGQDRSVAYRDGTRLAPELAALDPAPAADGIRLREGGVYWITGGLGGIGRLLARSLAERYRARLVLSGRTVPPRRDRWDAYLSGASIDDPMARAIRDIQGIEAAGGEILILDVDVSETWQTRRALRQILERFGALHGVFHAAGVVRDSLIRSKDLATFREVLRPKIQGTLCLERALEGQPLDFLALFSSVAAIAGNIAQSDYSTANAFLDGLAWSRRTQGRPYVTLNWSLWESGGMGTSDFIQDAARTRGIVPIPSTVGVHALERALALGLPQVVIGQFEQKAMQRGLPATGVPRESTGRPTTVSSSQTGTPERQMAAPPTSHAAPAPAPEVTGPPPPASTSVPDVPPATFVPVAPVGAPPAPVAAAVPEEAGAADADLREFAEDWLLGLLGPRLGVATSDIDPETPFLDLGIDSIIAGEVALDAGSQLPVALSPTMLLDYPTITDLAAFLCDRHPGDVQVLRHALGKGPAPGAAPTVLAAATPAAPALDAPAAIGTSMATPPAAPSASANGHAAAPPIFEAPAPQAVPAEVPVLLTLSAESEAALGQRLADLRAAVQTPDGRSLDQMGRALGRSDQPHRAAIVARSREDLAQKLAAPVQTVGVVSGMNRPKIAFTFTGQGAQYQRMAERLYQTEPIFRQTLDRCDAILGPHLDRPLLELLFPADGRPRPLEQTVYTQPLTFALDYALAQLWRAWGIEPDAVIGHSVGEYAAACVAGVFSLEDGLPLIAQRARLMQELPAGGGMLAVRADEATARRHVRIGSRVSVAALNSPSSVVLSGDAAQLDAIAAALREDGVQSVRLGVSHAFHSALMEPVLAPFERCFAGVRLQAPRIPLISNVTGRPATGDIVDPEYWLRQLRQPVRFSEGIRSLAAAGITVFLEVGPAATLTGLTRETVEAIGTMGDRPLMLSSLVRGRDDREAILAALAEVWVRGASVSWAAVDAVLGDPSAVDGAPYTTRPAAPRTNGRAHEAAPAASSPPSDVPLPNILFESRIDHARVSDALRGLREGTMSVSEVLARVRSSTGGGAEGDR, from the coding sequence ATGCCATCGCAGAACGGTGACGCCAGCGTCCACCGCGCCCGGCCCATGAGCGCCCGCGTGTCCCAATCAGATGTGGTTGCCTGGATGCGCGAGCACCTGGCCCGGCTGCTCGGCGTCGCGCCGGACGACCTCGATCCGCACGAGAACTTTCTCGATCTCGGCGTGGACTCGGTTCAGGCGATGGCGTTGCTCGAAGTCTTGGCGACGGCGCTGCACGAACAGTTCGCGCCCGAGGTCTTCTTCGACCATCCGACGCTCACGGCGCTGTCGGACCATCTGCTGGGGGCGTATCCCGAGCAGATCGGCCACCTCGTTCAGGCTGCCCAGCGGGAGCGGGCCGCGTCTCCGGCGAGCCTGCCCAGCCTGCCGGAGCTTCCGAACGAGCCGACGCTGCCTGCCACCGCTTCGAACGGCCACGACGGCCACGCGCCAGCGGCCCAGCCGGTGCAGGCCGGCGCGCCGGGCCAGCGCCCGAGCAAGACCATCGACATCGCCATCATCGGCATGGCCGGGCGGTTCCCGGGCGCATCCGACCTCGACCGCTACTGGGCCAACATGCGCGACGGCGTCGATGCAATCACGGACGTGCCGAAGGATCGCTGGGACATCGATGCTATCTACGACCCCGACCCGCGCGCGCCGGGCAAGTCGTACCTCCGCAAGGGCGGCTTCCTGGACGACGTCTACAGCTTCTCGCCGCTGTTCTTCCACCTGTCGCCGCGCGAGGCCGCGTTCATCGACCCGCAGCAGCGGCTGTTCATGGAGATCGCCTGGGAGACCATCGAGGGGGCCGGGTACGGCGGCGCGAGCCTGCGTGGCAGCCGCACCGGCGTCTATGTCGGCGTCAGCTCCGGCGAGTTCCTGCACTCGATGATCACCCGTCAGTGCGAGATGGCCTCCTACGTCGGGACCGGCAACAGTCCGTCGATCATCCCGAATCGCATCTCGTACTACCTGAACCTGCGCGGCCCGAGCCTGGCGCTGGACACGGCCTGTTCGTCGTCGCTGGTGGCGATTCAGCTCGCCTGCGAGAGCCTGGCGCGCGGCGAGACCGACTACGCGCTGGCCGGCGCCGTGGCGCTGACGCTCCACCACGGCAAGTGGGTCTACTTCTCGAAGGCCGGCATGCTGGCCGCCGACGGCCACTGCAAGACGTTCGACGCCGGCGCCAACGGCTACGTGCCGGGGGAGGGCGTCGCAGCCGTCCTCCTGAAGCCGCTGCACGCCGCCCTGCGTGACCGTGACACGGTCCACGGCGTGATTCGCGGCATCGCCGTCAACCAGGACGGCCGCACCAACGGCATCACCGCGCCCAGCCCCCGCGCGCAGCGCGAGCTGTGCCAGGAAGTCTACGAACGCTTCGAGATCGACCCGAGCACCATCTCCTACGTCGAAGCGCACGGCACCGGTACCCCGCTCGGCGACCCGATCGAGGTGTCGGCGCTGACGCAGGCGTTCGGGCAGTTCACGGACCGCAAGCAGTTCTGCGGCATCGGCTCGGTGAAGACCAGCATCGGGCACCTGGAGCCGGTGGCGGGCGTCGCCGGACTCTGCAAGGTCTTGCTGTCGATGCGGCATCGGCAGCTCCCGCCGACGCTCCACTTCAACGAGGTCAACCCGCACATCCATTTCGCGGAGACGCCGTTCTACCTGGTGGACCGTCTCCAGCCCTGGCACTCGGACGGGCCGCGCCGCGCGACCGTCAGCGCGTTCTCGTTTGGCGGTGTCAATGCCCATATGGTCGTCGAGGAGCCGCCGGCGGCGGTCGCCTCGCCGGTGCGCGGGCAGCCCCGCGATGTTGAGGTCGTCACGCTGGCTGCCACGTCTGACACGGCGCTGGCCGCGATGGCCCGCCGCCTCGATGAGCATCTGGAGGGCAACCCCGCCCTCGCGCTGGCCGACGTGGCGTTCACGCTGAACGTCGGGCGCGAGCACTTCGACCGCCGCCTCGGGTTGGTTGCCGACTCGATTGCCGGCCTGCGCCGCGATCTCCGGCGCGCGCCCGACCTGATCGCATCCCTGGGAGCGGCTTCCGATGGCCGCCGTCGGCGCAAGGTGCGGCAGCCGGCTTTCGCCTTTGGCGGCGGCGCGGCCGATCCGCAGACCGTGCGGACGGCGGCCCTGCTGCTGGCCAGCGAGTACCCGCAGGCGAGCGCCCTGTTTGACGAGGCGCAGACGCTTGTGGGGGCGCTGACGCCGGGCGCGACGCTGCTGACGTTCCAGGTGGCGCTGGCGCGGCTCTGGATGCGCTGGGGACTGGAGCCGCAGGCGGTGACCGGCGCTGGCACGGATGGCATCGCGGCGGCGATTGTGGCCGGGGCCTGCACGTTCGAGGCCGGCCTGCGGCAGGCCCAGGCCGGCGCGCGCAGCGTCGTCGCGGATGGCGCGGGGACGGTCCCGATCCAGCCAGCCGGCAGCCTCACGGAAGATGACTATGTCGTCATCCCCGTCGAGCCGGGGCAGGCCACGCTACGTCACCTGGCCCAGATCGCGGCCGGGGCGTTCCAGGCCGGGCTGGAGCTGGACTGGCAGGCGTGGCACGATGGCACTCCGGCCGGCCGCGTTCCCCTGCCGACCTACCCGTTCGAGCGGCAGCGCATTCTCCCGCCAGCGACGAACCCGGAGCTGCTTCAGCAGGCTGCGCTCGGGAAGGCGCACGCTGGCTCCTCGCTGCCAGGCGAGACGGCAACCGTCGAGCCACCAGCCGCGACGCGCCCGCACGCCGTGCGAATCGAGCACCGCAACGGCTCGGCGCAGACCGGGCAGGTCGATCTGGTGCTCACCGACGCCGAGGGCCGCGTCCTGAGCCGTTTCAGCAACGTGGCGCTGACCGGCGACTTCGTGGCTCTGGGGAACGGCACGAACGGCGCGGCGGCTCAGTCGCCGAGCCTCCCGCCCCTGCCGGATGGCGTCCTCCACGAGATCCGCTGGCGACCCAGCCCGCTGCCGGCTGGCGGCGTGGTTCCGGCAGGCTGCTACGTCGTGTTCGTCGAGGATGCGGCCTCGGAAGCGGTGGCGCAGGCACTCGCGGCTGCCGGCGGCAGCGTCGTTCGGGTGACGCCCGGCCCCGAGTTCGCGGAGGATGGCGCGGACCGCTTCCAGCTCAACCCGTTCGCGCCGGGCGACCACGACGGGCTGGTCGTCACGTTGCAGGAGCGCGGCCTCAAGCCGACCTTCGTCCACCTCTGGGCCTGCGAGCCGCGTCGGGACATCCTGGGCGAGGCGGACGCCGTCGAGTCCCGACTTGCGCGCGGACCGTACAGCGTATTCGCGCTGATCCGGGCGATCAGCCGGCGACGGCTCGGCGGGCCGCCGGCGCTGTTCGTCGGCTCGACCGACGGCCAGCCGGCCGCTGCTGGCGTCGTCCGCCCCGAGCATGCCGCGCTGTTCGGCCTGATGCGCTCCATCAGCCAGGAGTACGCGCAGCTTCGGACGGTCCATATCGACCTCTCGTCCGACGAGCCGCCAGCCCAGGTCGCGGCGGCCGTGCTCGGCGAGGTGGCGGGTGGCGGCCAGGACCGCTCGGTCGCCTACCGCGATGGGACGCGCCTCGCGCCGGAGCTGGCGGCGCTCGATCCCGCGCCCGCTGCCGACGGCATCCGCCTGCGCGAGGGCGGCGTCTACTGGATCACGGGCGGACTGGGCGGCATCGGGCGGCTGCTCGCGCGGTCGCTGGCCGAGCGTTACCGCGCCAGACTCGTGCTGTCAGGGCGCACCGTGCCGCCGCGCCGTGACCGCTGGGACGCCTACCTGAGCGGCGCGTCCATCGACGACCCGATGGCCCGGGCGATCCGGGACATCCAAGGCATCGAGGCGGCGGGCGGCGAGATCCTGATACTCGACGTGGACGTGTCCGAGACGTGGCAGACGCGCCGCGCCCTGCGCCAGATTCTGGAGCGGTTCGGCGCGCTGCACGGCGTCTTCCACGCGGCCGGAGTGGTGCGCGACAGCCTGATCCGCAGCAAGGATCTGGCGACCTTCCGCGAGGTCTTGCGCCCGAAGATCCAGGGGACGCTCTGCCTGGAGCGGGCGCTTGAGGGCCAGCCGCTCGACTTCCTGGCGCTGTTCTCCTCGGTGGCGGCCATCGCCGGGAACATCGCCCAGAGCGACTACTCGACGGCCAACGCCTTCCTGGACGGGCTGGCTTGGAGCCGCCGGACCCAGGGCCGACCGTACGTGACGCTCAACTGGTCGCTCTGGGAGAGCGGCGGGATGGGTACCAGCGATTTCATTCAGGACGCGGCCCGCACGCGTGGGATCGTGCCGATCCCGTCAACGGTGGGTGTCCACGCGCTGGAACGCGCGCTGGCGCTCGGATTGCCACAGGTGGTGATCGGGCAGTTCGAGCAGAAGGCGATGCAGCGCGGACTGCCGGCGACGGGTGTGCCGCGCGAGAGCACCGGCCGCCCGACGACGGTGTCGTCGTCCCAGACTGGGACGCCTGAGCGGCAGATGGCCGCGCCGCCAACCTCGCACGCTGCGCCGGCGCCAGCACCTGAGGTGACAGGACCACCGCCTCCGGCTTCCACGTCCGTCCCTGACGTGCCGCCTGCCACGTTTGTCCCGGTCGCTCCGGTGGGCGCGCCACCCGCGCCGGTCGCCGCTGCCGTGCCAGAAGAGGCCGGGGCAGCCGACGCCGACCTGCGCGAGTTCGCTGAGGACTGGCTGCTCGGGCTGCTCGGGCCACGCCTGGGCGTCGCCACCTCAGACATCGACCCTGAGACGCCGTTCCTCGATCTCGGCATCGACTCGATCATCGCCGGCGAGGTCGCGCTCGACGCCGGGTCGCAGCTGCCGGTGGCCCTGTCGCCGACCATGCTGCTCGACTACCCGACGATCACCGACCTGGCCGCCTTCCTGTGCGACCGGCACCCCGGCGACGTGCAGGTGCTGCGGCACGCGCTCGGGAAGGGGCCAGCGCCGGGCGCTGCGCCGACAGTGCTTGCCGCGGCAACCCCGGCCGCCCCGGCCCTTGACGCACCGGCAGCAATCGGAACGAGCATGGCGACGCCGCCGGCCGCTCCATCCGCATCCGCGAACGGGCACGCCGCCGCGCCGCCGATCTTCGAGGCTCCAGCCCCGCAGGCCGTGCCGGCCGAGGTGCCGGTCCTCCTGACGCTGTCCGCCGAGAGCGAGGCGGCGCTCGGGCAGCGGCTGGCGGATCTCCGTGCCGCCGTCCAGACGCCTGACGGCCGGTCGCTCGATCAGATGGGCCGCGCGCTCGGTCGCTCCGACCAGCCGCACCGTGCCGCCATCGTCGCCCGGAGCCGCGAGGATCTGGCCCAGAAACTGGCAGCCCCGGTTCAGACGGTGGGCGTGGTTTCTGGCATGAACCGCCCGAAGATCGCCTTCACGTTCACGGGCCAGGGCGCGCAGTACCAGCGCATGGCCGAGCGGCTCTACCAGACCGAGCCGATCTTCCGTCAGACGCTCGACCGCTGCGACGCGATCCTAGGCCCGCATCTCGACCGGCCGCTGCTGGAGCTGCTCTTCCCGGCCGATGGCCGCCCGCGGCCCCTGGAGCAGACCGTCTACACCCAGCCGCTCACCTTCGCGCTGGACTACGCCCTCGCGCAGCTCTGGCGAGCCTGGGGCATCGAGCCAGATGCCGTCATCGGGCACAGCGTGGGCGAGTACGCGGCGGCCTGCGTGGCCGGCGTCTTCTCCCTGGAGGACGGCCTGCCGCTGATCGCGCAGCGCGCCCGACTGATGCAGGAGCTGCCGGCGGGCGGCGGTATGCTGGCCGTACGTGCCGACGAGGCGACGGCTCGCCGGCACGTGCGGATCGGTTCGCGGGTTTCGGTGGCGGCCCTCAACAGCCCGTCGAGCGTCGTCCTGTCTGGAGATGCAGCCCAGCTCGACGCCATCGCTGCCGCCCTGCGCGAGGACGGCGTGCAGTCGGTCCGTCTGGGCGTCTCGCACGCGTTTCACTCGGCGCTGATGGAGCCGGTGCTCGCGCCGTTCGAGCGCTGCTTCGCGGGCGTCAGGCTGCAGGCCCCGCGCATCCCGCTGATCTCGAACGTGACCGGGCGGCCGGCCACCGGCGACATCGTCGATCCCGAGTACTGGCTGCGACAGTTGCGTCAACCGGTCCGCTTCTCCGAGGGCATCCGGAGCCTGGCGGCGGCTGGGATCACCGTGTTCCTCGAAGTTGGGCCGGCCGCCACGCTGACGGGCCTGACCCGCGAGACGGTCGAGGCCATCGGGACGATGGGTGACCGCCCGCTGATGCTCTCAAGCCTCGTGCGCGGTCGCGACGACCGCGAAGCGATCCTGGCGGCACTGGCCGAGGTCTGGGTGCGCGGCGCGTCCGTGAGCTGGGCGGCCGTCGATGCCGTCCTCGGTGACCCGTCAGCAGTGGATGGCGCGCCGTACACGACCCGACCGGCTGCGCCGCGCACGAATGGGCGCGCGCACGAGGCTGCGCCAGCCGCATCGTCGCCGCCCTCCGACGTCCCGCTTCCGAACATCCTGTTCGAGTCGCGGATCGACCATGCCCGTGTGAGCGACGCCCTGCGTGGCCTGCGCGAGGGGACGATGTCCGTCTCTGAGGTGCTGGCGCGGGTGCGCTCCAGCACGGGCGGCGGCGCGGAGGGCGACCGATGA
- a CDS encoding methyltransferase: MIQRSASTLRAFISTAAGRVGRALLAESRSARLPTIWLTGAWVSQAMAVAARLDLADRLAGNPRSTAALAGEIGADPEALRRLLRMLVGLGLFSEDRQGRFRTTRLGACLRRDHPQSVHGIALMIGSEWHRRAWGNLEHAVRTGESGFRHAFGRELYDYLRDHPSDAQVFGQHIEAYARQAAVAAASYDFSDASTVVDVGGGYGTVLTAVLRANPGLRGVLLDLPDVVESARSHVTASDVAARCELVGGSFFASAPAGADVYLLSSVIHNWDDARAIEILTVCRAAMSASSRLVLVELTMPTGNDPGDARMLDVQMMVLFEGGHERTSDEYRALLEAAGLRLTRVLPTPNEMSLIEAVRA; the protein is encoded by the coding sequence GTGATTCAACGGAGCGCGTCCACACTACGCGCGTTCATCAGCACGGCGGCCGGCCGTGTCGGGCGGGCGTTGCTTGCCGAGAGCAGGTCCGCCCGCCTGCCGACGATCTGGCTGACGGGGGCCTGGGTCTCGCAGGCGATGGCTGTCGCCGCCCGGCTCGACCTGGCGGACCGGCTGGCCGGCAATCCGAGATCGACGGCGGCCCTGGCAGGGGAGATCGGCGCTGACCCGGAGGCGCTGCGTCGGCTGCTGCGGATGCTGGTCGGCCTCGGGCTGTTCTCGGAGGACCGGCAGGGGCGCTTCCGCACGACACGTCTCGGCGCGTGCCTGCGGCGGGACCATCCGCAGTCGGTCCACGGCATCGCCCTGATGATCGGCTCCGAGTGGCACCGGCGCGCCTGGGGAAACCTCGAACACGCTGTCCGAACCGGCGAGTCGGGGTTCCGCCACGCATTCGGCCGCGAGCTGTACGACTACCTGCGAGACCACCCGTCGGACGCTCAGGTCTTCGGCCAGCACATCGAGGCCTACGCCCGGCAGGCGGCGGTCGCCGCCGCCAGCTACGACTTCTCCGACGCGTCGACCGTGGTCGATGTGGGCGGCGGGTACGGGACGGTCCTGACGGCGGTGCTGCGGGCCAATCCGGGGCTGCGCGGCGTCCTGCTCGATCTCCCCGACGTGGTTGAGTCGGCCCGTTCGCACGTCACTGCCTCGGATGTGGCAGCGCGGTGCGAGCTGGTGGGCGGCAGCTTCTTCGCGTCGGCGCCGGCCGGCGCCGACGTCTACCTGCTGTCGTCGGTGATCCACAACTGGGACGACGCCCGCGCCATCGAGATCCTCACGGTGTGCCGGGCGGCGATGTCGGCGAGCAGCCGGCTGGTGCTGGTCGAGTTGACGATGCCGACCGGCAACGATCCTGGCGACGCCAGAATGTTGGATGTGCAGATGATGGTCCTGTTCGAGGGCGGCCACGAGCGCACGTCCGACGAGTACCGCGCGCTGCTGGAGGCGGCCGGCTTGCGCCTGACGCGAGTGCTGCCGACGCCGAACGAGATGTCGCTGATCGAGGCCGTCCGCGCCTGA